A stretch of Schistocerca americana isolate TAMUIC-IGC-003095 chromosome 3, iqSchAmer2.1, whole genome shotgun sequence DNA encodes these proteins:
- the LOC124605551 gene encoding protein extra-macrochaetae-like yields the protein MKSASTAVCTPQRAPAVGGRVHRRDSSSEVQLYLSKLRRLLPARPGARRLTKLEVIQSVIDYICDLQYCLEMPLEAVDASLKTTAVQLPAEALSEDRTSPACGEHEPAFFGGDHDRLCSAAAEADELELEEEDLMMEEEDLEAEEDAEAESVAPAPSAPAPTPAPLEQQGLPAPY from the exons ATGAAGTCCGCATCGACCGCCGTGTGCACGCCGCAGAGGGCCCCCGCCGTCGGCGGCCGCGTCCACCGGCGAGACAGCAGCAGCGAGGTGCAGCTGTACCTCAGCAAGCTGCGGCGCCTGCTGCCCGCGCGCCCGGGCGCCAGGCGCCTCACCAAGCTGGAGGTCATCCAGAGCGTCATCGACTACATCTGCGACCTGCAGTACTGCCTGGAGATGCCGCTGGAGGCCGTCGACGCTTCCCTCAAGACAACCGCCGTCCAGCTGCCGGCCGAAGCTCTGTCGGAGGACAGGACGTCGCCTGCCTGCGGCGAGCACGAACCCGCGTTCTTCGGCGGCGACCACGATCGGCTGTGCTCG GCTGCAGCTGAGGCCGACGAATTGGAACTGGAGGAGGAGGACCtgatgatggaggaggaggaccTGGAGGCGGAGGAAGACGCGGAGGCGGAGAGCGTGGCGCCTGCGCCGTCCGCCCCCGCGCCGACGCCCGCCCCCCTGGAACAGCAGGGGCTGCCCGCGCCGTACTGA